One Stigmatopora argus isolate UIUO_Sarg chromosome 19, RoL_Sarg_1.0, whole genome shotgun sequence genomic window, CGTGCAACAATTTGTTAAGGCCTTAGCACAGGGGTGGCCaattccggtcctcgagagcccctttccagtctgttttccagatctccctcctctaccacacctgaatcaaatgatcaactcatcagtaagctgtcctctaccacaccttaatcaaatgatcaactcatcagtaaGATGTCCAgcagcttcataccgatcccaattatttgattcaggtgtgttggtggagggagacatgattggtcgccggtcttttggttgcccagaaggtaagtgataattaccatttaaatcgttgctcaaattccctaaatacaaactgtgaattaccatttagtcatacttgatgctctagtaattattaggctaaagaaaagcttcacatttcccggacttttgttgttttttgttggagaacttgttaagaccctgactgacgtagcttcttaaagggacaacgcatgtacatacaaacgcttatacactcacacgtcggctccgtgaaactgctcatggccattgttggcttttattaatgtgtagaccgtgttgttttgtcgccggtcttttggtcgcccgttgtcgcggtcggggcgaccaaaagagcggcgactaatcgaccgcacacggccacccctgccttagcAGCTCCTAATTGTCCAGTCAGAAGGCACACGCGGTAAGAGAAATTTTAGTTGTCTATTGTGTTTATAAGATATTCCTTTGTTAAAAAGatctcccatctcattttctgaaccgctttatcctcattaaggtcaggGGGGTTCTCCTGGAGGCCATCCCAGcagtctccgggccagaggcgggggacaccctgaatcggtgaccagccgatggCAGGCAAGTAgttggacaaccatgcacactcacacccatacctaggggcaatttagagtgtccatccCATTTTGTGACCAAATCTAATGCTGtccaatactccaaaaatagctgTATAAGTCGCCAATACCAATACTAAGTATCAGATAATAACAGTAGTAATAGTCGgcctaaaaacatatttttctaaccctatttgtaatattttttgcatttttgtcttGCAGGAATAGACCAATAATAGAGAGTTTGAGCGACTGAAACTGGCACGATGTCATCAATCTTTGGACTTCCGACACAAGGCTCGAATGTAACAATTTTGTTTACCCGGCTCCACTCCGATCCCCTTTGTGTTTTCATTGAATTCTGGGCAAATTTTGGACAAGCGAGGGCAGGGGATTATCAATCCCTGGCCAAAAGTATTCAGTCCCCTGTGACATTATTTCAGGAGTTTGAAGGAAATCCTGGGGACTTGTGCTTAGCTCAGAATGAGGTCGATGGTAGATGGTATAGGTCTCGTATCCTGTCAAGAGATAGATCTCACTGCAAAGTCTTCCTTATTGACAAAGGGATAACATGCAGCACTACTACAGAGTTATTGGCTTGGGGTAACAGGGAATACTTTCACTTGCCACCTGAAGTGGAATTGTGTTTGCTTGCCAACGTATTGCCATGCTCTCCTGAAAATGTATGGTCTCCAGTCGCACTTGAATTTGTGCAGTCTTTTCAAGGACAGACAGTAAGAGCCCATGTGCAAGATGTACTAGTGCATCAAAGAAAGCTTCTTTTGGACATCTCATGCATAACCCTTGGCCTGCACGAAAAGGGTTTAACAAAGACACTCGAGCCAAGCATGTTCCTGGATATGGTTGTTATGTCACAAGAGCGTAAAACTGAAGTTGAAAAGTTCAATCAAAACCTTATGGTGGAAGTTGAGCAACTAACCAATAAGGACTTGTACATGTATCCAGAGCTGACAGCAGGAGCTGTGGCGACTGTGGTCGTCACAGAAGTAACCAATCCGCAACAGATTTTCTGTCAGTTGAAGATTTTTTCTCTAGAGTTGAAAAAACTCTCCACTCAAATTACACAGTACTGTAAGGGAAGAATGGTCAGTTGCAGTATCGATGCTAAAATGATAGGACTTCCTTGTGCTGCAAGAGGAAATGATGGAAGTTGGGACCGGTGTGTCCTGCAACAGGTATTTCCAACAAGCAAGCTGCTGGAAGTACTTAACGTTGACAAtggcacaaaaaaaatggttcaaaAGGAAAATGTTAGACCCCTGGCTCCAGAGTTCTTCAGAATGCCTGTTGTGACCTATGTGTGCTCACTTCATGAAGTTACTGACAAAGGGCTTGGATGGTCAGACACACAAATTAACTATCTGAAATCCTTACTCTTCCACAAGTCCCTCATTGCTAAATTCCATTACCAAAATGTTTCAGACGGTGTTTATTATGTTACCATCTatgatgatgaaaataaaaacctCAACAATGTGTTTTGTTCAATGGACCAACTCCCACTGGAAAGTAAACCAACACTTGCTGATGATGTAACTAGACACCTGGCGTCCACCACCCAACATCTTTCCGGATTTCAAAACAAAGTAACAGAGTTACCTCTCGGAGAGACAGCCGTTGTTGAACAAAAGCTAGAGCAAACTGACATATTTCCACTTGAGAATGTCTTTCCTGGTTCTTCGTATGTGGCCCGTGTCTCTCACGCAACCAACCCTGCCGAGTTTTGGATCCAAACACAAAGCCATGGGAGTGAACTTGATGAATTAATGtggaatgtttttcttttgtacaAACATACAGGCAACAAATATCAGATGGAAACACCGATCATTGGTGCCTACTGTGCAGCTAAAGGGGCTGACGGGAATTTCTACAGAGCTATTGTGTCAAgaattggtgaaaaaaaaatcgaggTGTTCTTTGTGGATTATGGAAGCACGGAGGAAGTTGACAGGAGTGAGATCATGACCCTTCCTgataggtttaaaaaaacacccaaacttGCTCTGAAATGTTCATTAGCAGGCATTGACCCAAAAGATCCCAAATGGAGTCAGAGTGCGATCGACTTTTTCATCAAAGTCACCACAGATAAACTGCTAAATGTACAGGTGATTAAAAAACATGGCAATACCTATGTTGTAACACTCATGGATCCCAAGGCACGAGAGGGGAAGGATATCGGTTCACTGCTGTGTTCTTCTGGCCTTGCTAAACAGAATGATATGAAAACAACCTTCCAGATCGCCACTGCGCATTCAAATGTTGGATTGTTATGTGATTACAGAAATGTTTCTACTCACGCCCATATGAATGAAAATCCTTTATACAAAGAATCACAAACTGGGAGCTTCCGGGAAATTATGTTTACCGTTGGTAGCATCCTCGATGTCAATGTGTCTTGCATCGAAAGcccaaataatttttggtgccGACTCCTTACAAATTCGCAGCAGCTGAAATTAATGATGCACAACATTCAGTCACACTATGCAGACAGCATTTATGAGCCTTTCACAGAAAACATTTGTGTTGTTCGCCACCCTGACGATGAAATGTGGTATAGAGGGGTTGTAATTCAGAAACACGAAAAAAACAGAGTAACAGTTCTTCTCGTTGACTACGGCCAAACAAAGACAGTCTCTCTCCACAACCTGAGGACTATCAGCCGTGAATTTCTTGATCTCCACAGCCAAGCGTTTCGCTGCAGTCTGTTCAACCCTTTCAACGTCACATCAGCAGTAAATGATTGGAATGATGAAgcaaaagagagctttattaaCTTTGTGGAAAATGCTTCCTCTGAATTCATTGTATTAAAGTGCACTGTCTATGCCGTCATGTACAATCAACAAAAAGTTGTTTTCAACGTTGTGGATCTAGAAACGCCATTTTGGAGCATCTGCACTACTATGGCCAAACTTGCAAACAGTAAACATGATATACCTGTCAGGAGACCACCTTTTCGCCTGGATGCATACCACTACTCATCATACAACATCAAGATTGGAAATGAAGAACGATTCAAAATCACATGCG contains:
- the tdrd6a gene encoding tudor domain-containing 6, whose product is MSSIFGLPTQGSNVTILFTRLHSDPLCVFIEFWANFGQARAGDYQSLAKSIQSPVTLFQEFEGNPGDLCLAQNEVDGRWYRSRILSRDRSHCKVFLIDKGITCSTTTELLAWGNREYFHLPPEVELCLLANVLPCSPENVWSPVALEFVQSFQGQTVRAHVQDVLVHQRKLLLDISCITLGLHEKGLTKTLEPSMFLDMVVMSQERKTEVEKFNQNLMVEVEQLTNKDLYMYPELTAGAVATVVVTEVTNPQQIFCQLKIFSLELKKLSTQITQYCKGRMVSCSIDAKMIGLPCAARGNDGSWDRCVLQQVFPTSKLLEVLNVDNGTKKMVQKENVRPLAPEFFRMPVVTYVCSLHEVTDKGLGWSDTQINYLKSLLFHKSLIAKFHYQNVSDGVYYVTIYDDENKNLNNVFCSMDQLPLESKPTLADDVTRHLASTTQHLSGFQNKVTELPLGETAVVEQKLEQTDIFPLENVFPGSSYVARVSHATNPAEFWIQTQSHGSELDELMWNVFLLYKHTGNKYQMETPIIGAYCAAKGADGNFYRAIVSRIGEKKIEVFFVDYGSTEEVDRSEIMTLPDRFKKTPKLALKCSLAGIDPKDPKWSQSAIDFFIKVTTDKLLNVQVIKKHGNTYVVTLMDPKAREGKDIGSLLCSSGLAKQNDMKTTFQIATAHSNVGLLCDYRNVSTHAHMNENPLYKESQTGSFREIMFTVGSILDVNVSCIESPNNFWCRLLTNSQQLKLMMHNIQSHYADSIYEPFTENICVVRHPDDEMWYRGVVIQKHEKNRVTVLLVDYGQTKTVSLHNLRTISREFLDLHSQAFRCSLFNPFNVTSAVNDWNDEAKESFINFVENASSEFIVLKCTVYAVMYNQQKVVFNVVDLETPFWSICTTMAKLANSKHDIPVRRPPFRLDAYHYSSYNIKIGNEERFKITCVNSVSQFYCQLKRNSDMLKDLNVNVNNLCRQLGNVTPPKVFGTLCFAKYIDGMWYRAQIKAIKPNIVVHFVDYGVTDQVDESDLLPIPKEATNIMSVPVQAILCSLADIPKDVHSEVNDWFKSSATNCEYQTLVVAKESSGSLQVELYHKNIPINLEIKNVFHRKGQTKKQVIYQHQKGLEAPYPNKENVAMTAGPNTNKNPYTKDAPVTQATQYARQNLESNLWGKPSQEMYRPPTQRQHEIHPNNNEKENVTTTDNSKSDSKSFVKGSGIVVHQTEHPKCCKLEDLPKNAITMGMEADVYVSHYNSPASFYVQLVSEDEELLSLSDKLNDAIPKVSIAEVDAGDLVVAEFAEDSLWYRAGVKEVLSGSMALVEFVDFGNTAQLPFSKLAKLHQACELLPRYSEHCMLIGAESLENLDAQVVSTLTENIFSNPEKILKCHFVQQAEGLWKVKLDDNGVQITCKTPTVSPEIPSAIEQGMIEPNVDPVPDEFSLSYHQIDFTEGQKLDVYISAICDVHTFWCQPADSVALDNISERLSEPGKAAHNTHFSVSALSPGMPCIAFYPDDQLWCRAEMQDKNEDNVTVLFVDYGNTVDITINDVGEISSDLLETEKQAFLCKLEGFDESNGYWCEGAFDALASLTADKILQLTVIKPSRNDEQNMHLVQLECEGQLLNETIKKWWVTSTLEQSSNVTQRVVDIRQELIVESAKVQENEHPHTEDASLVPGAYTCRQHEAELLYLTSTPKNIQNPVDCLQISIPSTKNPHEERHFIETHSPSEVTNTALAVFIPNMEVSISQIDSGIQENVLSLQNVEKNNKIHDEEDASLSDEKKSPPDKTVEEESGIQVSPFEVLDTYNIQGCSQVLTYFTDPNVVSDDDKDSHLTSVMNSTKVIMVMLPNL